In a genomic window of Gloeocapsopsis dulcis:
- a CDS encoding alpha/beta fold hydrolase: MSEIDSKPVFLTPNKVQPEYPLFVFLPGMDGTGRLLRSQTEGLEVAFDVRCLSIPLNDLTSWADLTQQVVDLIELEIEKTPQRQVYLCGESFGGCLAIKVALYSPRLFDKIILVNPASSFHRRSWYDWVSQLIHVVPRWLYPFGALGLLAFIASLDKMAPTDRKDLLHVMRSVPPETVLWRLCLVREFDVSDAQLRELTQPVLVVASARDRLLPSVSEARHLVRVLENAKMVTLPYSGHACLVEEDTNLYEIMQAEDFLDNVTKTELPYVVDY, translated from the coding sequence ATGTCAGAAATTGATAGCAAACCCGTTTTTTTGACACCCAACAAAGTTCAACCAGAGTATCCCTTGTTTGTATTCTTACCAGGGATGGATGGAACTGGACGACTACTGCGTTCGCAAACCGAGGGCTTAGAAGTTGCGTTTGATGTCCGTTGTTTATCGATTCCCCTGAATGATTTAACAAGCTGGGCAGATCTCACCCAACAAGTTGTTGATTTAATTGAGCTAGAAATTGAAAAAACCCCTCAACGACAAGTTTATTTGTGTGGCGAATCGTTTGGTGGTTGTCTAGCAATCAAAGTTGCGCTGTACTCACCGCGCCTCTTTGACAAGATTATTTTAGTTAACCCAGCATCTTCTTTTCATCGCCGATCTTGGTACGATTGGGTATCACAGTTAATTCATGTAGTTCCTCGCTGGCTCTATCCCTTTGGAGCGTTAGGGCTACTAGCATTCATCGCTTCACTCGATAAAATGGCACCAACGGATCGCAAAGATCTACTACACGTAATGCGTTCTGTCCCGCCGGAAACTGTTTTATGGCGGCTGTGTTTGGTAAGAGAATTTGACGTTAGTGATGCGCAGTTACGCGAGCTAACTCAACCTGTTTTAGTTGTTGCTAGTGCGCGCGATCGCTTATTACCATCCGTATCTGAAGCACGACACCTCGTCAGAGTCTTAGAAAATGCCAAGATGGTTACTTTACCATACAGTGGACACGCTTGCTTAGTCGAAGAAGATACCAACCTTTACGAGATTATGCAGGCAGAGGATTTTTTAGATAATGTCACTAAAACCGAACTGCCGTATGTAGTCGATTATTAG
- a CDS encoding CIA30 family protein — translation MTETNRSQWDLGRFVQTLTFFEVIPFIGWLQRFIPGSQDSQVVSTGEKRVGVVLVAGATGGVGRRVVQRLIDRGYKVRSLVRDAEKAKEILGDNVELYVGDITKPEITLEMMADVTAVICCTAVRVQPVEGDTPDRAKYNQGVKFYQPEIVGDTPEVVEYLGVKNLVEVAAQHFATVPSDKIIFDFAHPSEELKRIWGAVDDVVMGGVSQSEIRFVEDTALFTGNVSTANSGGFASVRTKNLEPKLNLSGYQGIKLRVRGDGKRYKCFIRTDTKWDGTAYSYSFDTVSNTWIDVCIPFADLTAVFRAKTLKDAPAIDPSKIASLQLMLSKFEYDGELNPKFTSGGFALQVESIKAYGGAKLPQFILVSSAGVTRPGRPGINLEEQPPAVRLNDQLGGILTWKWRGEESLRHCGIPYTIIRPCALTEESGVQPLVFDQGDNIKGKVSRDSIAELCLQVLEQPEACNVTFEVKAESSTPTSSENSFSHLQPD, via the coding sequence TCTCAATGGGATTTGGGTAGGTTTGTACAAACCCTTACCTTTTTTGAGGTGATTCCTTTTATCGGATGGTTACAGCGGTTTATTCCAGGATCTCAAGATTCTCAGGTAGTATCAACAGGAGAAAAACGAGTGGGAGTCGTGTTAGTCGCTGGGGCAACAGGCGGTGTTGGTAGGCGTGTAGTACAACGGCTAATTGATCGTGGGTACAAAGTGCGATCGCTTGTCCGCGATGCAGAAAAAGCCAAAGAAATTCTCGGCGACAACGTTGAATTATATGTTGGTGACATTACCAAACCTGAAATCACTCTAGAAATGATGGCAGATGTCACAGCGGTTATTTGTTGCACTGCCGTGCGCGTTCAGCCTGTGGAAGGAGACACCCCCGATCGCGCGAAGTACAATCAAGGTGTCAAATTCTACCAACCCGAAATCGTTGGAGATACTCCCGAAGTTGTAGAATATCTAGGAGTCAAGAACTTAGTCGAAGTAGCTGCTCAGCATTTTGCTACGGTTCCATCTGACAAGATAATTTTTGATTTTGCACATCCCTCTGAGGAGTTAAAACGCATTTGGGGTGCGGTAGATGATGTTGTCATGGGCGGTGTAAGTCAGAGTGAAATTAGATTTGTTGAAGATACCGCCTTATTTACTGGTAATGTATCAACTGCGAATTCAGGTGGTTTTGCTTCTGTCAGAACTAAAAACTTGGAGCCAAAGTTAAACTTATCTGGCTATCAAGGGATTAAACTGCGCGTTAGAGGCGACGGAAAACGCTACAAGTGCTTCATCCGCACAGACACTAAGTGGGATGGTACAGCTTACTCGTATTCATTCGATACAGTTAGCAATACTTGGATAGATGTCTGTATTCCCTTTGCGGATTTAACTGCGGTGTTTCGTGCCAAAACTTTGAAAGATGCGCCTGCGATTGATCCAAGTAAAATCGCTTCTTTGCAATTAATGTTGAGTAAGTTTGAGTATGATGGCGAACTCAACCCAAAATTTACATCTGGTGGCTTTGCCTTACAAGTCGAATCAATCAAAGCTTATGGTGGTGCTAAGTTACCACAGTTTATCTTAGTCAGTTCGGCAGGAGTGACTCGTCCTGGACGTCCAGGAATTAACTTAGAGGAACAACCTCCGGCGGTAAGATTAAACGATCAACTAGGTGGCATTTTAACGTGGAAGTGGCGTGGAGAAGAATCTCTCAGACACTGTGGTATTCCTTACACAATTATTCGACCTTGTGCTTTAACTGAGGAATCGGGAGTCCAACCGTTAGTTTTCGATCAAGGAGACAACATTAAAGGTAAAGTCAGTCGCGATTCAATCGCTGAACTTTGCTTGCAAGTGTTAGAACAACCCGAAGCTTGTAATGTAACGTTTGAAGTCAAAGCAGAAAGTAGCACTCCAACTTCTAGTGAAAATTCATTTTCCCACTTGCAACCCGATTAA